One region of Petrotoga sp. 9PW.55.5.1 genomic DNA includes:
- a CDS encoding MarR family winged helix-turn-helix transcriptional regulator, with translation MKKIFFENSNHETSIIRKISCLFRLSNSIMKQKLRKYNIGRGQFHFLMYLFDHGDGISQEELNEKLRFDKATTTRALKKLIKSGYITKKVDETDHRVNRIFLTDKAYEIRKEVEIVNQELEKIITEHLSVQEKNQFDNLLDKMINNVVRYRNSTHEEAK, from the coding sequence GTGAAAAAGATTTTTTTTGAAAATTCAAATCATGAAACTTCGATTATAAGAAAAATTTCGTGTCTATTTAGATTGTCGAATTCAATTATGAAACAAAAACTTAGAAAATACAATATTGGAAGGGGTCAGTTTCATTTTCTTATGTATCTATTTGATCATGGAGATGGGATTAGTCAAGAAGAGTTAAATGAGAAATTGAGATTTGATAAAGCAACCACAACAAGAGCTCTTAAAAAATTGATAAAAAGCGGATATATTACAAAAAAGGTAGACGAAACAGACCATCGAGTGAACAGAATTTTTTTGACTGATAAAGCTTATGAAATCAGGAAAGAAGTTGAGATAGTAAACCAAGAGTTGGAAAAGATAATAACTGAGCATCTATCAGTTCAAGAAAAAAATCAATTTGATAATTTATTGGATAAAATGATAAATAATGTTGTTCGATACAGAAATTCGACTCACGAGGAGGCTAAGTAG
- a CDS encoding MATE family efflux transporter: MERDLTKGRVINHILVMSIPTMIGMAAQMVYDLVDIFWIGMISSDAIAGVTVFSTIFWMVDALNEIIGVSSISLISQAFGKKDYVQTSKAIEQTISFKFIMALIAAFFMAIFLEPLMLFFADETVVNYGLEYGYLRLFFLPIMFSSYSVNTIFRCLGDAKTPMIIMIIVSIMNIFLDPLFIFEEVPFFNIQGFGFGVLGAALATVISQSFAFFVGFIILFNRTHEVKPRFKGLFKLHPKLDAKLLTIGLPNGIQIFFRNLSNIVILGFVAIFGNEAIAANGIAGRIFGFAFVPLFGLTMGASSVVGQSIGAGDIKRSQKAANMTGIIGACVMLIFIVLAFGFGEAVMSLFTDDPLVIRYGIDFLKFGSLGLVALGYGLGLTSAFSGSGYNIPFLFSSVLSRWVIQLPILILTISIFNLPIIWIWLSYMFGDIGETIILTMFYLKGKWKRKEVWGKSR, encoded by the coding sequence ATGGAGAGAGATCTAACAAAGGGAAGAGTAATTAATCATATCTTAGTAATGTCCATTCCAACTATGATAGGTATGGCAGCACAGATGGTTTATGATTTAGTGGATATTTTTTGGATAGGGATGATTTCTAGTGATGCGATTGCTGGAGTTACGGTTTTTTCCACTATTTTTTGGATGGTAGATGCCTTGAATGAAATTATTGGAGTAAGCTCGATCTCTCTGATTTCTCAAGCATTTGGAAAAAAAGATTATGTACAAACATCAAAAGCAATAGAGCAGACTATAAGTTTCAAATTCATAATGGCATTAATAGCCGCTTTTTTTATGGCTATATTTTTAGAACCCCTTATGCTTTTTTTTGCTGATGAAACTGTTGTAAATTACGGGTTAGAATACGGGTACTTAAGGCTTTTTTTTCTGCCTATAATGTTTTCATCTTATTCTGTTAATACCATATTTAGATGTCTCGGAGATGCAAAAACTCCAATGATTATAATGATTATAGTTAGTATTATGAATATTTTTCTTGATCCGTTATTTATTTTTGAAGAAGTACCTTTTTTTAATATACAAGGATTCGGTTTTGGAGTTTTGGGAGCTGCTTTGGCAACAGTTATATCTCAGTCGTTTGCTTTTTTTGTGGGTTTCATAATCTTGTTTAACAGAACACATGAAGTTAAACCACGTTTTAAAGGACTTTTTAAACTTCATCCCAAACTAGATGCTAAATTATTAACAATTGGCTTACCCAATGGAATACAGATATTTTTTAGAAACCTTTCCAATATAGTTATTTTAGGTTTTGTTGCAATCTTTGGTAACGAAGCAATAGCAGCAAACGGAATAGCAGGGAGGATTTTTGGGTTTGCTTTTGTACCTTTATTCGGCTTAACTATGGGAGCTTCTTCTGTAGTAGGACAATCAATTGGAGCTGGAGATATAAAAAGATCACAGAAAGCTGCTAACATGACAGGAATCATAGGAGCCTGTGTTATGTTAATTTTTATTGTCCTTGCTTTTGGTTTTGGAGAAGCGGTAATGTCACTTTTTACTGATGATCCTTTGGTTATAAGATATGGTATTGATTTCTTAAAATTCGGTTCTCTTGGTTTAGTAGCGTTGGGTTATGGACTAGGTTTAACAAGTGCTTTTTCTGGTTCTGGTTACAATATTCCATTCTTGTTTTCAAGCGTCTTATCAAGATGGGTTATACAGCTTCCCATTCTGATTTTAACAATAAGTATATTCAATTTACCTATTATATGGATTTGGCTTTCTTACATGTTTGGAGATATTGGAGAAACCATAATACTAACTATGTTTTACCTTAAAGGAAAGTGGAAAAGAAAAGAGGTTTGGGGAAAAAGCAGATAA
- a CDS encoding MarR family winged helix-turn-helix transcriptional regulator, with product MEENPSVEMEKLIREICSKVKSEGRKVLKEVNISPAQFDVLQTVYFKGPKMLSEISKRLGITKSTTTGLIRRLELAGYLVREKSKKDKRVFVVAITPQGVTIIEKVIKNRIALMEQVYKKMGNKEKSIEILNEINKILHQNQGGI from the coding sequence ATGGAAGAAAATCCATCGGTTGAAATGGAAAAATTGATTAGAGAAATTTGCTCTAAAGTCAAAAGTGAAGGACGAAAAGTTTTAAAAGAAGTCAATATATCTCCTGCTCAATTTGATGTTTTACAAACCGTTTACTTCAAGGGGCCTAAAATGCTTAGTGAAATTAGCAAAAGATTAGGAATTACTAAAAGCACTACAACTGGATTAATTAGAAGACTCGAATTGGCAGGTTATTTAGTTAGAGAAAAATCAAAAAAAGATAAAAGAGTATTTGTTGTAGCGATAACCCCTCAAGGAGTGACTATAATAGAAAAAGTTATAAAAAATCGTATCGCTTTAATGGAACAAGTTTATAAAAAAATGGGAAATAAAGAGAAAAGTATAGAAATATTAAACGAAATAAATAAAATTCTACATCAAAATCAAGGTGGGATTTAA
- a CDS encoding PEGA domain-containing protein — MKFSIGKLFAIFFVMLLFSSVFFSSSISIEAQYGSDVYLNSRFLGTVLESPQLFEVENLTSGNLVIKKNGYSVYSVPIDLLGNEIYVEAIQIPLAKIRLNMNVESATIEYEFMNNLITEKIQNNQEIEIPYNVEKIQIKSDGYFEKSMTFELNPFDKKNLDIQLVSLDEIIIDSNPTHAQIFLGGEFIGETPLIIKREDYSKITLKKEGYLQNTIKTLPEKDKTTVFLNPGVDFFVDSSPKDVGIFIDGKYIGNTPLEGIFPEGTYEVTLSKLGYQPKNLIIDLTSEGLNKYFFEMKQSTNIIYFLNSNEYEFNIDGRNLGKGINAIILDDYTHLIRTSKKDNILEFSINKNNYQGEQYLDLEKFSTINVFSLDYSHASFLGNTQKIPTFFTVSMLNSPNFATVRNLNRTYNILLEPSQSKDVFMGEGFGVLFITSNVEKPLIYIDGKFVSPEEFYGYPLKNGVYNIEARKFNEVKQQKITVRNGEKTYIHFEFDNKIPVIVNTKEENVFINSKKFQNTNQSIYLPSGPNVFSNGETSIVLFIYEPKYIDLDKLFGGL, encoded by the coding sequence ATGAAATTTTCTATTGGGAAATTATTCGCCATTTTCTTTGTAATGCTACTTTTTTCTAGTGTGTTTTTTTCATCTTCAATAAGTATTGAGGCTCAATACGGCAGTGATGTATACCTCAATTCCCGTTTTTTAGGAACTGTCTTAGAATCCCCGCAACTTTTTGAGGTTGAAAATCTAACCTCAGGCAATTTGGTAATTAAAAAAAATGGGTACAGCGTTTATTCAGTTCCAATAGACCTTCTTGGAAATGAAATATACGTAGAAGCTATACAGATCCCCTTAGCTAAGATCAGATTGAATATGAATGTCGAAAGTGCAACTATAGAATATGAATTCATGAATAATTTGATAACTGAAAAAATTCAAAATAACCAGGAGATAGAAATTCCATATAACGTAGAAAAGATACAAATTAAAAGCGATGGTTATTTTGAAAAAAGTATGACATTTGAATTAAACCCTTTTGATAAAAAGAATTTAGACATTCAATTAGTGAGCCTAGATGAAATAATAATTGATTCGAATCCAACACATGCTCAAATTTTTTTGGGGGGAGAGTTTATTGGTGAAACTCCCCTTATAATAAAAAGAGAGGACTACTCAAAAATTACCTTAAAAAAGGAAGGTTATTTACAAAACACTATTAAAACTCTTCCTGAAAAAGATAAAACCACCGTTTTTTTAAATCCAGGCGTTGATTTTTTTGTAGATAGTAGTCCAAAAGATGTTGGAATTTTCATTGATGGAAAATACATAGGCAATACTCCCTTAGAAGGTATTTTCCCTGAAGGAACTTATGAAGTAACTCTTTCGAAATTAGGCTATCAGCCAAAAAATTTAATAATTGATTTAACAAGTGAAGGCTTAAACAAATACTTTTTTGAAATGAAACAATCAACTAATATAATATACTTTTTAAACTCAAATGAATATGAATTTAATATAGATGGGAGAAATTTAGGGAAAGGAATAAATGCTATAATTTTAGACGACTATACCCATTTGATAAGAACCTCTAAGAAAGACAATATTTTAGAATTCTCAATAAATAAAAATAACTACCAAGGCGAGCAATATTTAGACCTAGAAAAGTTTAGTACGATAAATGTTTTTTCACTCGACTATTCTCATGCCAGCTTTTTAGGGAATACTCAAAAAATTCCTACTTTTTTCACAGTAAGTATGCTAAATAGTCCCAACTTTGCTACAGTTAGAAACTTAAATAGAACTTATAATATTTTATTAGAACCTTCTCAAAGTAAAGATGTTTTTATGGGTGAAGGATTTGGTGTATTATTTATTACTTCAAATGTAGAAAAACCATTAATATATATTGACGGGAAATTTGTAAGCCCCGAAGAATTTTATGGTTATCCTTTAAAAAATGGAGTTTATAATATAGAGGCTAGAAAATTTAATGAAGTAAAGCAACAAAAAATTACTGTAAGAAACGGTGAAAAGACTTATATTCATTTTGAATTTGATAATAAAATACCTGTAATTGTTAACACGAAAGAAGAAAATGTTTTTATTAATTCTAAAAAATTTCAGAATACTAATCAGAGCATATATTTACCTTCTGGACCAAACGTTTTTTCTAACGGAGAGACATCTATAGTCCTGTTTATTTATGAACCAAAATATATTGATTTAGATAAATTGTTTGGGGGGTTATAA
- a CDS encoding MATE family efflux transporter, producing the protein MEENSKMLEEEKIGKLLMKLSIPAITAMLVQALYNFVDTIYIARGVGTLGIAGVSVAFPIQMIIMAAAGMIGIGGGTLVSRSLGAKNQDRAEKALGNIFSSVFFLSLGLTIVGIIFLDPLLNLFGATPDILSYAEEYMSVILYGSIFFAIGMASHNVMRAQGHAKDAMIAMIIPGILNIILDPIFIFGLNMGVRGAAVATVLSQMVGVIYIGYYFFSGKSILKIRFKNFVLDRHIMGETVAVGASAFARQVAGSLLAIVLNNLLGTYGSSLHIAIFGVINRLFMFFFLPMFGIAQGFLPIAGYNYGAKRYDRVKEVLKKATTVALIWSTISFALVQLFPRFLLSIFSTDPALIEEGIVALRIDAMFIWIVGFQVIGSALFQAIGRAAPALLLSMSRQILIFIPAVFIMSNLFGLMGIWYTFPLSDVLSATLTLFFVIREIKILNSLEKEQKYNKNFPNEYEPQENEG; encoded by the coding sequence GTGGAAGAAAATTCCAAAATGCTTGAAGAAGAAAAAATAGGGAAATTATTAATGAAACTTTCTATTCCTGCAATAACTGCCATGCTCGTTCAAGCTTTATATAATTTTGTAGATACAATTTATATAGCAAGAGGTGTCGGAACTTTAGGAATAGCGGGAGTTTCTGTAGCATTTCCTATCCAAATGATAATCATGGCGGCTGCAGGTATGATAGGAATAGGAGGAGGAACATTAGTATCAAGAAGTTTAGGAGCAAAAAACCAGGATAGAGCAGAAAAGGCCTTAGGTAATATATTTTCTTCTGTGTTTTTTCTAAGTTTAGGCTTAACAATTGTAGGAATTATTTTCCTGGATCCGTTGTTGAATTTATTTGGGGCAACTCCCGATATTTTGAGTTATGCCGAAGAATATATGAGTGTTATCCTATATGGTTCAATATTTTTTGCAATAGGAATGGCCAGTCATAACGTTATGAGAGCACAAGGTCATGCAAAAGATGCAATGATTGCTATGATAATTCCGGGAATTCTAAATATAATTCTTGATCCTATCTTTATTTTTGGACTTAATATGGGGGTAAGAGGAGCAGCTGTAGCGACAGTGCTTTCTCAGATGGTTGGAGTTATATATATTGGATATTACTTTTTTAGTGGAAAAAGTATATTAAAAATTCGTTTTAAGAATTTTGTTTTGGATCGGCATATAATGGGGGAAACTGTAGCGGTTGGTGCCTCAGCCTTTGCTAGACAAGTTGCTGGGAGTTTGTTAGCGATAGTTTTGAATAATTTATTAGGAACCTACGGAAGTTCGTTGCATATTGCAATCTTTGGAGTTATTAATAGATTATTCATGTTTTTCTTTCTGCCAATGTTTGGAATAGCCCAAGGATTTCTTCCTATTGCAGGTTATAATTACGGAGCTAAAAGATATGATAGGGTTAAGGAAGTACTAAAAAAAGCTACAACTGTAGCTCTGATTTGGTCAACTATTTCATTTGCTCTTGTTCAACTGTTTCCAAGGTTTTTACTATCTATATTTTCAACGGACCCTGCTTTAATTGAAGAAGGTATAGTAGCTTTAAGGATAGATGCTATGTTTATTTGGATAGTAGGTTTTCAAGTAATAGGTTCCGCTCTGTTTCAGGCAATAGGAAGAGCCGCTCCAGCTTTGTTATTGTCAATGTCTAGACAGATATTAATATTTATACCAGCGGTATTTATTATGTCTAATTTATTTGGACTTATGGGTATTTGGTACACATTTCCTCTTTCGGATGTTTTGTCTGCAACGTTAACCCTATTTTTTGTTATTAGAGAAATAAAAATTTTAA
- a CDS encoding LptA/OstA family protein → MKRNFLLIVFLLFLSLFTFSAKINVRAQEVKGEESRYILKSDVLIQKGTLSITTEMATITLVNDDWRNVDTTSAYIMDETFQATSLILQFDLQTEKGTLKGDVVASILLEDSIIDIICDELLIDNNKKMYEGKSEDLVFIKKDDYVIHSKSFVYLEEENLLTLSQEVHIVNNVKKIDMNSTKALFNTKTNDIEAQNVNLILEVSEEE, encoded by the coding sequence ATGAAGAGAAATTTTCTTTTAATTGTTTTTTTACTTTTTTTGAGTCTGTTTACATTCTCCGCAAAAATAAATGTAAGGGCTCAAGAAGTTAAAGGAGAAGAAAGTCGCTATATTTTAAAAAGCGACGTTTTAATTCAAAAGGGAACCCTTTCTATCACTACAGAAATGGCTACTATAACTTTGGTGAACGATGACTGGAGAAATGTTGATACTACCAGTGCATATATCATGGATGAAACTTTTCAGGCTACTTCTTTGATTCTTCAATTTGACCTTCAAACTGAAAAAGGAACATTAAAAGGCGATGTTGTTGCAAGTATTTTACTAGAAGATTCAATTATTGATATAATATGTGATGAGCTCTTAATAGACAATAATAAAAAGATGTACGAAGGAAAATCAGAAGATTTGGTATTCATTAAAAAAGATGACTATGTAATACATTCTAAATCTTTTGTGTATCTGGAAGAGGAAAACTTACTGACTCTGTCGCAAGAAGTACATATCGTTAATAACGTGAAAAAAATTGATATGAATTCTACAAAGGCTCTTTTTAACACTAAAACCAATGATATTGAAGCTCAAAATGTAAATCTCATTTTGGAAGTATCAGAAGAGGAATAA
- a CDS encoding dihydrofolate reductase family protein, whose translation MKVFLIMVQSINGKIRMSGNEQRSWSSKEDMENFQKITQDIGIVIMGRKTFQEIGKPLKDRINIVLTGTPEKFNEYEQKYRKEIYFTDKPPEILLRNLEENGFNEVALIGGPTINSLFLEKDLIDEIFLTIEPVIIEGDLSVFKYVNIKYEFSLKDFKKLNENTMLLHYVKKNNEIKKEGSK comes from the coding sequence ATGAAAGTATTTTTAATTATGGTTCAAAGTATTAACGGTAAGATAAGAATGTCGGGAAATGAACAGAGAAGCTGGTCTTCCAAGGAAGATATGGAAAATTTTCAAAAGATAACTCAAGATATTGGAATAGTAATTATGGGAAGAAAAACTTTTCAAGAAATAGGTAAACCTTTGAAAGATCGAATAAACATAGTTTTGACAGGAACACCTGAAAAATTTAATGAATATGAGCAAAAATATAGAAAAGAAATTTACTTTACAGATAAACCGCCTGAAATATTGCTCAGAAATCTTGAAGAAAATGGGTTCAATGAAGTGGCTCTCATAGGAGGTCCAACTATAAACTCACTTTTTCTCGAAAAAGATCTTATAGATGAGATCTTTCTTACAATAGAACCGGTGATTATTGAAGGGGATTTATCGGTATTTAAATACGTTAACATAAAATACGAATTTAGTTTAAAAGATTTCAAAAAATTAAACGAAAATACTATGCTTTTACATTACGTTAAGAAAAACAACGAAATAAAAAAAGAGGGGTCTAAATGA
- a CDS encoding patatin-like phospholipase family protein, whose protein sequence is MKYGVALGSGGARGAAHIALLEQLKEREIEVSIVTGSSAGAIIGAFYALYPEVDLLKVFKEIIVDEKRTIESHFKTLNNKITNFPKMIAGKSFLKNEFVYRLYKNLYGNKKFSDCEIKLGIVSYDLESGKEVEITEGYIIDAVMASTSVPGVFPPLRLGGMQLLDGGVLEPVPAQLAKKLGAEYVIFSDLNSETIENFQINDGLEYLIYIDDYKNKIMVDHEAQFAEEIYSFPIKYSWEDFSHFLAIYEDAKIYLENNFKEGKKH, encoded by the coding sequence ATGAAATACGGTGTAGCTTTAGGCAGCGGTGGGGCAAGAGGTGCAGCACACATTGCCTTGTTAGAACAGCTAAAAGAACGTGAAATAGAAGTTTCTATTGTTACTGGTTCTAGTGCGGGAGCTATAATTGGTGCATTTTATGCTCTATACCCTGAAGTGGATCTATTAAAAGTTTTCAAAGAAATTATTGTTGATGAAAAAAGAACAATCGAATCGCATTTCAAAACATTAAACAATAAGATAACTAACTTCCCTAAGATGATTGCTGGAAAGAGTTTTTTAAAGAACGAATTCGTATATCGTTTGTATAAAAACCTTTATGGAAATAAAAAATTCTCTGATTGTGAAATAAAACTTGGTATTGTTTCTTATGATTTGGAAAGTGGTAAGGAAGTTGAAATAACCGAAGGTTATATAATAGATGCGGTTATGGCCTCCACTAGCGTTCCTGGAGTTTTTCCTCCCCTCAGACTTGGAGGTATGCAACTTCTGGATGGGGGAGTATTAGAACCAGTCCCTGCACAATTAGCAAAAAAATTAGGAGCTGAATATGTTATTTTTAGTGATTTAAATAGTGAAACTATTGAAAACTTTCAAATCAACGATGGTTTAGAATATTTAATATATATTGATGACTATAAAAATAAAATAATGGTAGATCATGAAGCCCAATTCGCAGAAGAGATTTATTCATTCCCAATAAAATACTCGTGGGAAGATTTTTCTCACTTTCTTGCCATTTATGAAGACGCCAAAATTTATTTAGAAAATAACTTTAAAGAAGGTAAAAAACATTGA
- a CDS encoding HEAT repeat domain-containing protein yields MANEIIETYKLLEERIKSENIRIYFEMLDSPYPTFKSKAIQELTKQKIDTPIIKEHLKDPDKNVRFSAFRYLDKMGILDEETTKEALKDLSSAIRKEAVISYIQAGIQPIEYILDHAKDPDPIVRYTLLSTFLEFYPEDSQKLIDLLKNDPYIKIKQLIAALEDISQTLISDEIEKSVKLISLKRFYEREDSITFFNTLKAIYFECNNETKGLIIKFFSGLPCEIIKTFMDKIIQEEKDLNILQLAANTLKKVCSIDSIPSWLIEDLIKSEDAKTIKFGLKLAAEKDDMSYVDFCRELLSEVDDDLVIGASEYLLYFQDYKLKDYVPEFLNSLSSKRIREGLKIIRKLKLENFIEESSDIASNKIYPTSVRKAAVNLLKFFKAKDYWEIPQMILKDPNENGNLKLAALNALLRLNAEMVVNL; encoded by the coding sequence ATGGCTAATGAAATAATAGAGACCTACAAACTTTTGGAAGAAAGAATTAAATCTGAAAATATTCGAATATATTTTGAAATGCTTGATTCACCTTATCCAACATTTAAATCAAAGGCGATTCAAGAGTTAACAAAGCAAAAGATAGATACTCCTATAATAAAAGAACATTTGAAAGACCCTGATAAGAATGTACGATTTTCTGCCTTTAGATATTTAGACAAAATGGGGATTTTAGATGAAGAAACAACAAAAGAAGCACTAAAAGATCTATCTTCTGCTATTAGGAAAGAAGCGGTTATAAGTTATATTCAAGCTGGAATACAACCAATAGAATATATTTTAGACCATGCTAAAGACCCTGATCCCATAGTTAGATATACTCTTCTTTCAACGTTTCTGGAGTTTTATCCTGAGGATTCTCAAAAGTTGATCGACTTATTAAAGAATGATCCCTACATAAAGATTAAACAATTGATAGCCGCTCTAGAAGACATTTCTCAAACTCTGATTTCCGACGAAATAGAAAAAAGTGTTAAATTGATATCCTTGAAAAGATTTTATGAGAGAGAAGATTCCATAACTTTTTTCAATACCCTTAAAGCAATATATTTTGAGTGCAATAACGAAACCAAAGGTTTGATTATTAAGTTTTTTAGTGGGCTACCATGTGAAATCATTAAGACATTCATGGATAAAATTATTCAAGAAGAAAAAGATTTAAACATACTCCAACTTGCAGCAAATACCTTAAAAAAAGTGTGTAGTATAGATTCGATACCTTCTTGGCTGATAGAAGATTTGATAAAAAGCGAAGATGCAAAAACTATAAAATTCGGTTTAAAGTTAGCTGCTGAAAAAGACGACATGAGTTATGTGGATTTTTGTAGAGAATTGCTTTCTGAAGTTGATGATGACCTAGTTATAGGAGCAAGTGAATATCTTTTATATTTTCAAGACTATAAACTTAAAGATTATGTTCCTGAATTTCTAAACTCCTTATCATCCAAAAGAATTAGAGAAGGATTAAAAATTATTAGAAAATTAAAATTAGAAAATTTTATTGAAGAAAGTTCCGATATTGCTTCAAATAAAATATATCCAACTTCTGTTAGAAAAGCAGCGGTTAATTTATTAAAATTCTTCAAGGCTAAAGATTATTGGGAAATTCCTCAAATGATTTTAAAAGACCCCAATGAAAATGGAAATTTAAAATTAGCTGCTTTAAATGCTCTATTGCGACTAAATGCGGAGATGGTGGTAAATCTTTAG
- a CDS encoding ComF family protein, which translates to MIASHFSKLLGFQLVNIFSSKTIKRQSQLNGRRRSENVKNKIKLLKKPPRNLIIIDDVYTTGSTMNEIGNLIFDHCDIIVGLTVAKTF; encoded by the coding sequence TTGATAGCTTCTCACTTCAGTAAACTTTTAGGATTTCAACTAGTGAATATTTTTTCTTCAAAAACTATAAAAAGGCAATCTCAATTAAATGGTAGAAGAAGAAGTGAAAACGTAAAAAACAAAATAAAATTACTTAAAAAACCACCAAGAAATCTTATAATAATAGATGATGTATACACCACAGGTTCTACAATGAATGAAATTGGAAACTTAATATTCGACCATTGTGATATTATTGTTGGATTAACCGTGGCAAAAACTTTTTAA
- a CDS encoding carbohydrate kinase family protein: MSEFISFGEVLIDFISRDYVRGLKNASTFDKYLGGSPSNIAVNIAKQGFNSTVVSRVGNDPFGDFILEKLSSYGINNHYIIQDDMYQTDIVYVLKSQTSPEFYPFRSASLNLEIPKDFNNILNGLKIFHLSSWAISSDKNLKNSLQMIKEAKKKGAYIGFDPNYRKILWKTSIDIDDVLRLILPYIDFLKPSLDDCINIFQKDKREEEYIDIFHNSGVKNVILTLGEKGFIVSDGSQKVNFNSYAKEVKDTTGAGDAFWSGFYIGILTGLNIIESSKLGNAFSAEKLKYVGAIADIEDYKKILKKYEIKKL; this comes from the coding sequence ATGAGTGAATTTATTTCTTTTGGAGAGGTTTTAATAGATTTTATTTCAAGAGATTATGTGAGAGGTTTAAAAAATGCTTCTACATTCGATAAGTATTTAGGGGGATCCCCTAGTAATATAGCAGTCAACATAGCTAAACAAGGGTTTAATTCTACTGTTGTTTCACGGGTAGGTAATGATCCATTTGGAGATTTTATCTTGGAGAAGTTAAGTTCATATGGAATAAATAATCATTATATAATACAGGATGATATGTATCAAACTGACATTGTATATGTATTGAAATCTCAAACTTCACCTGAATTTTATCCCTTTAGATCCGCTTCACTAAACTTAGAAATTCCTAAAGATTTTAACAATATTTTAAACGGTTTAAAAATATTTCATCTTTCCTCATGGGCGATTTCCTCTGATAAAAATTTGAAAAATTCTCTTCAAATGATTAAAGAGGCAAAGAAAAAGGGTGCTTACATTGGTTTTGATCCAAATTATCGAAAGATTTTATGGAAAACCTCCATTGATATAGATGATGTTTTAAGATTGATTTTGCCATATATAGATTTTCTAAAGCCATCTTTGGATGACTGCATAAATATTTTTCAGAAAGATAAAAGAGAAGAAGAATATATAGATATTTTCCATAATTCAGGAGTAAAGAACGTAATTCTTACTTTAGGTGAAAAGGGATTTATTGTTTCTGATGGAAGTCAAAAAGTTAATTTTAACTCATACGCAAAGGAAGTAAAAGATACCACAGGTGCTGGAGATGCTTTTTGGTCAGGTTTTTATATTGGAATATTAACAGGGCTTAATATAATAGAGTCTTCAAAATTAGGAAATGCTTTCTCTGCTGAAAAATTAAAGTATGTAGGGGCGATTGCTGATATAGAAGATTATAAAAAGATTTTAAAAAAGTATGAAATAAAAAAGTTATGA
- a CDS encoding patatin-like phospholipase family protein, whose product MTIVMGGFFEGLYWESGVLDFFSKKENDINLYTSSIGSLRGLFYSKYGSNFFLRLKSFLAEKDNPLNEIIKSSELYHSRYAQTTALIRLGRGKLSLYDSNTLKKFLMDYFEDETIGSLGDNIHFEVLELKSREIITLNKNIKIVDMLMMELAFPPYYGYYEFEGGYFIPSSFLSFIPQKFPKDSMVIAFDSSLRYPYPKNTVEILLKTSYSRTLKNYRIITENIRTIEPKKTPNSYFNMSAFFDGQNDAKEFMEVEL is encoded by the coding sequence TTGACAATAGTTATGGGTGGATTTTTTGAAGGATTATACTGGGAATCAGGTGTGTTAGATTTTTTTTCAAAAAAAGAGAATGATATAAATTTATACACTTCAAGTATAGGTAGTTTAAGAGGTTTATTTTATTCTAAGTATGGTTCGAATTTTTTCCTCCGTCTCAAAAGTTTTCTCGCTGAGAAGGATAATCCTCTAAATGAAATAATTAAATCGTCGGAATTATATCACAGTAGATATGCTCAAACCACTGCTTTGATAAGACTGGGAAGAGGGAAATTGTCTCTTTACGATTCCAATACTTTAAAAAAGTTTCTAATGGATTATTTCGAAGATGAAACTATCGGATCGCTGGGGGATAATATTCACTTTGAAGTTTTAGAATTAAAAAGTAGAGAAATTATTACCTTAAACAAAAATATTAAAATTGTGGATATGTTAATGATGGAGTTAGCATTTCCTCCTTACTATGGTTATTATGAGTTTGAAGGAGGATATTTTATACCTAGTTCATTTTTATCGTTTATTCCACAAAAATTTCCAAAGGATTCTATGGTGATCGCTTTTGATTCTTCCTTGAGATATCCTTACCCCAAAAATACTGTAGAAATATTACTAAAAACTTCTTATTCAAGGACTTTAAAAAATTATCGTATTATAACTGAAAATATAAGAACTATAGAGCCAAAAAAAACACCTAACAGCTATTTTAATATGTCTGCCTTTTTTGATGGACAAAATGATGCCAAAGAATTTATGGAGGTTGAATTATGA